In Pseudomonas fakonensis, one DNA window encodes the following:
- the hemE gene encoding uroporphyrinogen decarboxylase: MTALKNDRFLRALLKQPVDVTPVWMMRQAGRYLPEYRASRAKAGDFMSLCMNPQFACEVTLQPLERYPLDAAILFSDILTIPDAMGQGLYFETGEGPRFKKVISTLADIEALPIPDPQKDLGYVMDAVSTIRRELNGRVPLIGFSGSPWTLATYMVEGGSSKDFRKTKAMAYDNPEALHLLLDKLAQSVTSYLNGQILAGAQAVQIFDTWGGNLSAAAYQEFSLNYMRKIVSGLIREHEGRKVPVILFTKNGGMWLESIAEAGADALGLDWTCEIGDARRRVGDKVALQGNMDPTVLYAKPEAIRKEVARILASYGKGTGHVFNLGHGITPEVDPEHAGVFINAVHELSAQYHA, translated from the coding sequence ATGACTGCCCTGAAGAACGATCGTTTCCTGCGTGCGCTGCTCAAGCAACCCGTAGACGTCACCCCGGTCTGGATGATGCGCCAGGCCGGCCGCTACCTGCCGGAGTACCGTGCCAGCCGCGCCAAGGCCGGCGACTTCATGAGCCTGTGCATGAACCCGCAGTTCGCCTGCGAGGTCACCCTGCAGCCGCTCGAGCGCTACCCGCTGGACGCCGCGATCCTGTTCTCGGACATCCTCACCATCCCAGATGCCATGGGCCAGGGCCTGTACTTCGAAACCGGCGAGGGCCCGCGCTTCAAGAAGGTCATCAGCACCCTGGCCGACATCGAGGCGCTGCCGATCCCCGACCCGCAGAAAGACCTGGGCTATGTGATGGACGCCGTCAGCACCATCCGCCGCGAGCTCAACGGCCGCGTGCCGCTGATCGGTTTCTCCGGCAGCCCCTGGACCCTGGCCACTTACATGGTCGAGGGCGGCTCGTCGAAGGATTTCCGCAAGACCAAGGCCATGGCGTACGACAACCCCGAGGCCCTGCACCTGCTGCTGGATAAACTCGCCCAGTCGGTTACCAGCTACCTCAACGGGCAGATCCTTGCCGGTGCGCAAGCGGTGCAGATCTTCGACACCTGGGGTGGCAACCTCTCGGCGGCGGCCTACCAGGAGTTCTCGCTCAACTACATGCGCAAGATCGTTAGCGGCCTGATTCGAGAGCACGAAGGGCGCAAGGTGCCGGTCATCCTCTTCACCAAGAACGGCGGCATGTGGCTGGAGAGCATCGCCGAGGCCGGTGCCGACGCACTGGGCCTGGACTGGACCTGCGAAATTGGCGACGCCCGTCGCCGCGTCGGTGACAAGGTGGCCCTGCAAGGCAACATGGACCCGACCGTGCTGTACGCCAAGCCCGAAGCCATCCGCAAGGAAGTGGCGCGCATTCTGGCCAGCTACGGCAAGGGCACCGGCCATGTGTTCAACCTCGGCCACGGCATTACCCCGGAAGTCGACCCCGAGCACGCCGGCGTGTTCATCAACGCTGTGCACGAGTTGTCGGCGCAATACCACGCTTGA